Proteins from a single region of Pseudopedobacter saltans DSM 12145:
- a CDS encoding TonB-dependent receptor — MKIFFLMLIGIFSFTIVFGQNTLKIVLKDSETQEPLMFALISVQSKNISAKTDTSGFVVLYNVPNGEQTILFSTMGYKAKSISYQFPLADTLTKTVLMESEMHNMDEVVVSATRSSRTISDIPTRVETIAAEELDEKITMQPANAKMILTESTGIQTQQTSATSANASIRIQGLDGKYTQLLKDGFPLYSGFSGGLSLVQIPPLDLKRVELIKGASSTLYGGGAIAGLINFITKEPTTKRELSLLLNTNNTKAGDISGFYSERLKKTGFTIYVSQNVQKAYDADKDGLSDIPKFSRFTLNPKIFYYINPSATISFGANSSFENRLGGDMIVVEDKANAEHSYFEKNISSRISSQLKFEKHFTDKSVFTFKNSIGFFDRSISKSDYNFSGQQVSSFSELSYLFNRKKSEWIVGGNLWTDRFKQDNLTPYLLNSHSVIGGAFVQNNLMATEKLIIESGLRTDATNQNDIFILPRISLLYKITPKLSSRLGGGLGYKTPTLFSEEAEERSFRDIQPLDLSKVKSEKSIGTSFDLNYKTQLFDDISFSVNQMLFYTRLNKPLILNNDPLSNGNYEFINANGNLDSKGFETNVKFRYDDVSLYCGYTYIDAERNFNGKKTINPLTAKNRIYTTFSYEWDEKLIAGYELFYTGNQMLSNGEMKPAYWVMGTSVQYKFPYFSLFVNAENFTDIRQTRYENIYMGTPQNPQFKEIWAPTDGFIFNGGIKLTL, encoded by the coding sequence ATGAAAATCTTCTTTTTGATGCTGATAGGTATATTCAGCTTCACAATTGTGTTTGGACAAAACACCCTGAAAATTGTATTAAAGGACAGTGAGACTCAAGAACCATTGATGTTTGCCTTAATCTCCGTCCAAAGCAAAAATATAAGTGCCAAAACAGATACAAGCGGATTTGTTGTATTGTATAATGTTCCTAATGGTGAGCAAACAATATTGTTTAGTACCATGGGATATAAAGCCAAATCTATCTCTTATCAATTTCCATTAGCAGATACACTAACAAAAACTGTATTGATGGAAAGCGAAATGCATAATATGGACGAAGTGGTGGTTTCGGCAACCCGTAGCAGCCGAACTATTTCCGATATTCCTACCCGTGTAGAAACTATTGCGGCAGAAGAATTGGACGAAAAAATTACTATGCAACCCGCGAATGCAAAAATGATTCTGACAGAAAGTACCGGAATACAAACCCAGCAAACCTCGGCTACATCAGCGAATGCAAGTATACGTATACAAGGTCTTGACGGAAAATATACACAGCTGTTAAAAGATGGTTTCCCCTTGTATTCGGGGTTTTCTGGTGGACTAAGTCTTGTACAAATACCGCCCCTGGATCTTAAAAGGGTAGAGCTTATTAAAGGGGCTTCATCTACACTGTACGGAGGCGGGGCCATTGCTGGTCTGATTAATTTCATCACAAAGGAACCTACCACTAAAAGGGAATTATCCTTGCTGCTTAATACCAACAATACTAAAGCCGGAGATATCAGTGGATTTTACTCAGAAAGATTAAAAAAAACAGGGTTTACAATTTATGTGTCGCAAAACGTTCAGAAAGCTTACGACGCAGATAAAGATGGCTTGTCGGATATACCTAAGTTTTCACGCTTTACCCTAAACCCTAAAATATTTTATTATATCAATCCTTCTGCTACCATTTCTTTTGGAGCAAATTCATCTTTCGAAAACCGTTTAGGTGGTGATATGATTGTTGTTGAGGATAAGGCTAATGCTGAGCATTCTTATTTTGAAAAGAATATTTCGAGCCGTATCTCGTCACAGTTGAAATTTGAAAAACATTTTACCGATAAGTCAGTATTTACTTTTAAGAACAGTATTGGATTTTTTGACAGGAGTATCTCTAAATCAGACTACAATTTTTCAGGTCAGCAAGTCTCCAGTTTTTCAGAACTTTCCTATTTATTCAACCGGAAAAAATCAGAATGGATTGTAGGAGGCAATCTTTGGACAGACCGTTTTAAACAGGATAATCTAACACCATACTTACTAAATAGTCACTCGGTTATAGGAGGTGCATTTGTACAAAACAACCTGATGGCAACAGAAAAACTTATTATCGAAAGTGGTCTCAGAACAGACGCAACAAATCAAAATGATATTTTTATACTTCCGCGTATTTCGTTACTTTATAAAATTACTCCAAAACTAAGTTCGAGGCTTGGTGGAGGATTGGGCTACAAAACACCCACATTGTTTTCTGAAGAAGCAGAGGAACGAAGTTTCAGAGATATCCAACCGCTTGACCTAAGCAAAGTAAAATCTGAAAAGTCAATAGGGACAAGCTTCGACCTGAATTATAAAACACAATTGTTCGACGACATTTCCTTTTCTGTTAATCAAATGTTGTTTTATACACGGTTGAATAAACCTTTGATTTTAAATAATGATCCTTTATCCAATGGTAACTATGAATTTATAAATGCCAATGGAAATCTAGACAGCAAGGGATTTGAGACCAACGTGAAATTCCGTTATGATGATGTTTCGCTTTATTGCGGTTATACTTATATTGATGCTGAAAGGAATTTCAACGGTAAAAAGACGATAAATCCGCTGACTGCAAAGAATCGGATTTATACTACTTTTTCCTACGAATGGGATGAAAAACTAATAGCCGGTTATGAGCTTTTTTATACGGGTAACCAGATGCTTAGTAATGGAGAAATGAAACCTGCTTATTGGGTGATGGGAACATCAGTTCAGTATAAATTTCCGTACTTTAGCCTGTTTGTGAACGCAGAAAATTTTACAGATATCCGTCAGACAAGATATGAAAACATTTACATGGGGACACCGCAAAATCCGCAGTTTAAGGAAATATGGGCACCTACTGATGGCTTTATATTTAACGGAGGTATCAAACTGACTTTATAA
- a CDS encoding YkvA family protein produces MLTGLKTRTKRLKQEIIPVYYALFDKRTPVIAKILAGLTVVYLLSPIDLIPDFIPIIGLLDDIIIVPLLISITIKLIPKSVLEDIRNNKKLQRKLKRRWYYALPIILLYAYLLYLIFMFVIRLIF; encoded by the coding sequence ATGTTAACCGGACTAAAAACACGGACGAAAAGGCTTAAACAGGAAATAATACCTGTGTACTATGCTTTGTTTGATAAACGTACTCCTGTAATTGCAAAAATATTGGCTGGGTTGACTGTAGTATATTTGCTAAGTCCTATCGACCTGATACCAGATTTTATACCAATTATAGGACTCCTGGACGACATCATAATCGTACCTCTTTTAATAAGTATTACGATAAAGCTGATACCGAAGTCGGTGTTAGAAGATATCAGAAATAATAAAAAACTGCAACGGAAATTAAAGAGACGATGGTATTACGCTTTACCTATCATTTTGCTCTACGCTTATCTTTTATACTTGATTTTTATGTTCGTTATACGGTTGATTTTCTAG
- a CDS encoding glycoside hydrolase family 3 protein yields the protein MRIFGIYLFLIFISSQLLAQSKQYPFQDANLPFEKRVNDLLSRLTLEEKVSLMQDVSRSVERLGIKQYNWWNEALHGVARAGLATVFPQSIGMAASFDRDALFNVFNAVSDEARAKHNYYLSQGSYGRYEGLTMWTPTINIFRDPRWGRGIETYGEDPYLTAVLGVEAVKGLQGPSGGKYDKLHACAKHFAVHSGPEWNRHSFDAANIKQRDLYETYLPAFKALVKDAKVQEVMCAYNRFEGDPCCGSDKLLQQILRKKWGSKA from the coding sequence ATGAGGATCTTTGGTATTTACCTTTTTCTGATTTTTATCAGCTCACAATTACTGGCTCAGAGCAAGCAATATCCTTTTCAGGACGCTAATTTGCCTTTTGAAAAACGGGTAAATGATTTGCTGAGCCGTTTAACATTAGAAGAAAAAGTTTCGCTGATGCAGGATGTATCCAGATCAGTAGAACGTTTGGGAATTAAACAATATAACTGGTGGAATGAAGCTTTGCATGGCGTAGCGCGGGCGGGTTTGGCAACGGTATTTCCACAATCTATAGGTATGGCGGCTTCTTTTGATAGGGATGCGCTGTTTAATGTGTTTAATGCAGTTTCGGACGAGGCAAGGGCGAAGCATAATTATTATTTGTCGCAAGGCAGTTACGGCCGTTACGAGGGCTTAACAATGTGGACACCAACCATTAATATCTTTAGAGATCCGCGTTGGGGCAGAGGAATCGAAACTTATGGGGAAGACCCTTACCTTACGGCAGTGCTGGGAGTAGAGGCAGTAAAAGGATTACAAGGTCCTTCCGGTGGCAAATATGATAAGTTACATGCCTGCGCTAAACACTTTGCTGTTCATTCTGGTCCGGAATGGAACAGACACTCCTTTGATGCCGCTAATATTAAGCAGAGAGATTTGTACGAAACTTATCTTCCGGCTTTTAAGGCCTTAGTAAAAGACGCTAAAGTGCAGGAGGTAATGTGCGCTTATAATCGGTTTGAAGGTGATCCATGTTGTGGAAGTGATAAATTATTGCAACAGATATTGAGAAAGAAATGGGGTTCGAAGGCATAG
- a CDS encoding ankyrin repeat domain-containing protein, whose amino-acid sequence MRLFLLCLCIFTSCDAKSSSSEYEAGAPQETIVEMVAKSNIKGVKAALDQGADVNTRDRNKRTLLLLATINKNAEMAKMLVTHGADVNMQDNIQDSPFLYAGASGQTELVDLFLKNGARFDVFNRYYGTALIPACERGHVETVKLLANTKNFPINHVNRLGWTALMEAVILGSGGSKYQEIVKILKDRGADLTIPDHNGQTPLQHARLRGFNEIAKILSE is encoded by the coding sequence ATGAGACTATTTTTATTGTGCCTTTGCATTTTTACGTCATGTGATGCAAAAAGTAGCAGTTCTGAGTATGAAGCTGGCGCGCCCCAAGAAACTATTGTAGAAATGGTTGCTAAAAGTAATATTAAAGGAGTGAAAGCGGCACTTGATCAGGGAGCCGATGTAAACACCCGTGACCGCAACAAGCGAACATTGTTATTACTGGCCACTATAAACAAGAATGCAGAAATGGCGAAAATGTTGGTAACGCATGGGGCGGATGTAAATATGCAGGATAATATACAGGATAGCCCTTTTTTATATGCCGGAGCAAGCGGACAAACAGAGCTTGTTGATCTGTTTTTGAAAAACGGAGCTCGATTTGATGTGTTTAACAGATATTACGGAACAGCTTTGATTCCTGCCTGCGAGCGCGGGCATGTGGAGACGGTAAAGCTTTTGGCAAACACCAAAAACTTTCCGATAAATCATGTCAATCGTTTAGGTTGGACAGCCTTGATGGAAGCGGTTATTCTGGGAAGTGGAGGAAGTAAATACCAGGAAATAGTGAAAATACTGAAAGACAGAGGAGCTGACCTTACTATTCCCGATCATAATGGGCAAACGCCATTGCAGCATGCGAGACTGAGAGGGTTTAATGAAATAGCAAAAATATTATCGGAATAA
- a CDS encoding amidohydrolase, producing the protein MEQQTNNLSGDKQYAFKNVLLETGFEYDGQEIIKTQTGLFCIEIENGKIKTITPNDLNKNAIDAEGRLMLPAFKDMHAHLDKMLYGLPWQAVSEKRKTVKDMIAYEQQMIPEWLKTSVVRTEKLIDMLQSYGTHYIRSHFNIDPTSGFESLKHLEIALQYKERTVGTELVAFPQHGIFYTDTAPLLKEVVKMNIDFIGGVDPFSIDGSIEKPMELITQLAVDNNKGIDIHLHETSESGVKTIEYLIDKAMENPQNLKGRTFVSHAFVLGHLPLSKTESIAERLAEAGVGIVSSVPFRDTVMPIPLLRKHGVEVLVGNDNIQDHWSTFGSGNMLQKAHLIAELYGYTTEWELSRTLGLATRQILPLDDKGNQQWPKVGDEANLVFIESSCSAEAVARISPVRSLVHKGNIVY; encoded by the coding sequence ATGGAACAGCAGACTAATAACCTGTCTGGCGATAAGCAATATGCATTTAAGAATGTATTGCTGGAAACCGGGTTTGAATACGACGGGCAGGAAATTATAAAAACCCAAACCGGACTTTTCTGTATAGAGATAGAAAATGGTAAAATAAAGACGATTACGCCGAATGATCTCAATAAAAATGCAATTGATGCCGAAGGCAGATTGATGTTGCCTGCTTTTAAAGACATGCATGCGCATCTGGATAAGATGCTTTATGGTTTGCCGTGGCAAGCGGTGTCTGAAAAGAGGAAAACGGTAAAAGATATGATTGCTTATGAGCAACAAATGATTCCGGAATGGTTAAAGACTTCGGTGGTACGAACTGAGAAGCTTATCGATATGCTGCAATCCTATGGAACGCATTATATCAGGTCGCATTTTAACATTGATCCGACTTCTGGCTTTGAATCTTTGAAACATCTTGAGATAGCATTGCAATATAAGGAAAGGACAGTTGGAACTGAATTGGTAGCTTTTCCTCAGCATGGTATCTTCTATACAGATACAGCACCTCTTTTAAAAGAAGTTGTAAAAATGAATATAGATTTTATTGGAGGAGTAGATCCGTTTTCTATTGATGGAAGTATAGAGAAACCAATGGAACTGATCACCCAGCTGGCTGTAGATAATAACAAGGGTATTGATATCCATTTGCATGAAACAAGTGAGAGTGGAGTGAAGACTATTGAATACCTGATTGATAAGGCTATGGAAAACCCTCAAAATCTTAAAGGAAGGACATTTGTTAGTCACGCATTTGTTTTAGGGCATCTTCCACTTTCAAAAACAGAAAGTATTGCTGAACGTTTGGCTGAGGCTGGGGTAGGGATTGTTTCATCTGTACCTTTTAGGGATACGGTTATGCCGATTCCCCTCCTGAGGAAACATGGAGTAGAGGTATTGGTAGGCAATGACAATATCCAGGATCACTGGAGTACATTCGGTTCTGGTAATATGCTGCAAAAAGCACATTTGATTGCCGAACTTTATGGCTACACTACTGAATGGGAGCTGTCGCGTACTTTGGGTCTTGCGACCAGACAGATCTTACCGTTAGATGATAAAGGTAATCAGCAATGGCCCAAGGTTGGAGATGAAGCCAATCTGGTCTTTATTGAATCGTCCTGTTCGGCAGAAGCCGTTGCAAGGATTTCGCCCGTAAGATCTTTAGTACATAAAGGAAATATTGTGTATTAA
- a CDS encoding DUF4822 domain-containing protein, whose amino-acid sequence MKNFKKLGTVLLLTISSIVFFSCSKDDKDTPEKSMTPSEILASTFWETTDAKDSKGAHVNLKDANVSNFVGFAYFKADGTFTMYNLDDSPKMHGDWSVPADGKTRTIVAKNDKGEVLFTRVVDITVLTKQEFTYRIYPNADDKTVYFDIIHTPTAHAEPKK is encoded by the coding sequence ATGAAGAATTTTAAAAAACTAGGTACAGTACTTTTACTGACAATTAGCAGCATCGTTTTCTTTAGCTGCAGTAAAGATGACAAAGATACACCAGAAAAATCGATGACGCCAAGCGAAATACTGGCAAGCACATTCTGGGAAACAACAGATGCAAAAGATAGCAAGGGTGCGCATGTGAATTTGAAAGACGCGAACGTATCGAACTTTGTAGGTTTTGCTTATTTTAAAGCTGATGGTACATTTACAATGTACAATTTGGATGATTCTCCAAAAATGCATGGAGATTGGTCAGTTCCTGCAGACGGAAAGACGCGTACAATTGTTGCCAAAAATGATAAAGGAGAGGTGTTGTTTACTCGTGTAGTTGATATCACTGTTCTGACTAAGCAGGAGTTTACTTATCGTATATATCCAAATGCTGATGATAAAACGGTGTATTTTGATATTATCCATACACCAACTGCACATGCTGAGCCTAAAAAATAG
- a CDS encoding AraC family transcriptional regulator: protein MFFYYKIPYITIEPNCIWYMVKDLYDEETYIPIIGIHEFRKDQSAGREEFLFNELHGERHIGRPHKHDFFIIILFDIAEGVHTIDFHDYPIGNRQIHVLFPGQVHTWDIKPNTTGYQLMVQRSFFERFAPFFRFSFSHYINHPVISLTDNNFDLLKYEFDAIRDELKTGNSLQEVISARAAVIAAIVSKEAEAIFTDFKVFQSNPRLAKFNMLIDKFYKQEKLVGFYASKLNISSNYLNILCKTHLNISATKLIQQRVLLEAKRLLQSTDLSIKEIAFELGFIDHAYFSNFFKGHAGVTPTQFRDSDDT from the coding sequence ATGTTTTTTTATTATAAAATTCCATATATTACAATAGAACCCAATTGTATTTGGTATATGGTTAAGGATTTGTACGATGAAGAGACATATATTCCGATTATAGGAATACATGAATTTCGAAAAGATCAATCGGCTGGTAGGGAAGAGTTCCTTTTTAATGAATTGCATGGAGAACGACATATAGGCCGGCCGCATAAGCATGACTTTTTTATCATCATATTGTTTGATATAGCAGAAGGTGTTCATACAATTGATTTTCATGATTACCCAATAGGTAACAGGCAAATTCATGTGCTGTTTCCGGGGCAGGTACATACCTGGGACATAAAACCTAATACCACAGGTTACCAATTGATGGTACAACGGAGTTTTTTCGAACGTTTTGCTCCATTTTTTAGATTTTCGTTTTCGCACTATATCAATCATCCGGTAATTTCTCTTACTGATAATAACTTCGATTTGCTGAAATACGAGTTTGATGCGATAAGAGATGAACTTAAAACAGGGAATTCATTACAGGAGGTTATCAGTGCGAGAGCCGCGGTAATAGCAGCTATAGTAAGCAAAGAGGCTGAGGCAATCTTTACGGATTTTAAAGTATTCCAGTCTAATCCCCGGCTGGCAAAATTCAATATGCTGATAGATAAATTCTATAAGCAGGAAAAGCTGGTTGGATTTTATGCATCGAAACTTAACATATCTTCAAATTATTTAAATATTCTTTGCAAGACTCATCTCAACATATCGGCAACCAAGCTGATTCAGCAACGTGTATTGTTGGAGGCGAAACGTCTTCTTCAATCAACAGATTTGTCTATAAAAGAAATTGCATTCGAATTGGGGTTTATTGATCATGCTTATTTTTCGAATTTCTTTAAAGGCCATGCGGGAGTTACTCCCACACAATTTAGGGATAGCGATGATACATAA
- the gap gene encoding type I glyceraldehyde-3-phosphate dehydrogenase, with protein MNVAINGFGRIGRTLTKLLIDKQDVNVLAINDLTNADTLAHLFKYDSVHGRFDGRVSSGDGYLEINEKKIQVLSEKNPEDLPWGELGIDVVVDATGKFLTEELATKHLKAGAKQVILSTPTPDKNIPMVVLGVNDDAINLRSPIISNASCTTNNVAALIKVLNDHWRIKEGYITTVHSMTGDQNLHDAPHKDLRRARAASESIIPTTTGAAKAITNIFPHLEGKLGGAGIRVPVLNGSLTDFTCLLESQPASVAEINEAFKLASETTLKGILEYTEDPIVSVDILGNPHSCVFDARLTSIVGGMIKVVGWYDNEFGYSSRLADLIDKINNQK; from the coding sequence ATGAATGTAGCTATAAATGGCTTTGGACGCATAGGACGGACGCTAACAAAATTGCTTATAGACAAACAAGATGTAAACGTATTGGCTATAAATGATTTAACAAATGCGGACACCTTGGCTCATCTCTTTAAGTACGATTCTGTTCACGGGAGGTTTGACGGAAGGGTCTCTTCCGGAGATGGATATCTGGAAATTAATGAAAAAAAAATACAGGTTCTTTCTGAAAAAAATCCTGAAGACTTACCCTGGGGAGAATTAGGAATTGATGTAGTAGTTGATGCAACCGGTAAATTTTTGACCGAGGAACTGGCAACTAAACATTTGAAGGCAGGTGCCAAACAGGTGATATTATCGACTCCGACTCCTGATAAGAATATTCCAATGGTGGTATTGGGCGTTAATGACGATGCGATAAATCTAAGAAGTCCGATAATTTCAAATGCGTCTTGTACGACCAACAATGTAGCAGCTCTGATTAAAGTATTGAATGACCATTGGAGAATTAAGGAAGGGTATATTACAACGGTACATTCTATGACGGGTGATCAGAATTTACATGACGCACCTCATAAGGATCTAAGAAGGGCGAGAGCAGCTTCAGAATCTATTATTCCAACAACAACAGGCGCTGCAAAAGCTATAACCAATATCTTTCCACATCTGGAAGGGAAATTGGGAGGAGCGGGGATCAGGGTTCCGGTACTGAACGGTTCGCTAACGGATTTTACTTGTCTATTGGAAAGCCAGCCAGCTTCTGTTGCCGAAATTAATGAGGCTTTTAAGCTTGCTTCAGAAACTACCTTGAAAGGTATTCTGGAATATACAGAAGACCCGATAGTTTCGGTAGATATACTGGGAAATCCACATTCCTGTGTATTTGATGCCAGGCTGACTTCTATCGTAGGCGGTATGATAAAAGTGGTAGGATGGTATGATAACGAGTTTGGATATTCATCCAGACTGGCGGATTTGATTGATAAAATAAATAACCAAAAATAA
- a CDS encoding GNAT family N-acetyltransferase: MVKFVNASDVLFVRNIVLRDGKLTTSECVFENDEAPGSFHLGYEIEGELVSVASFHKVSHPDFPGIGYQLRGMATLYEFRGKGYGNMLLNFAIVYLRGQKANYIWCNARQVAYKFYLSLGFEFISDEFEVPEVGPHRQMYLKIV; this comes from the coding sequence ATGGTAAAATTCGTAAACGCCTCGGATGTATTATTTGTAAGGAATATCGTTTTAAGAGACGGTAAACTTACCACTTCGGAATGTGTTTTTGAGAATGACGAAGCACCAGGTTCTTTTCATTTGGGATATGAAATAGAAGGTGAACTGGTGAGTGTTGCTTCCTTTCACAAAGTATCGCACCCGGATTTTCCCGGAATAGGTTACCAGCTTCGTGGAATGGCAACTTTGTACGAGTTTAGAGGAAAAGGATATGGTAATATGCTTCTTAATTTTGCAATCGTATATTTGCGGGGACAAAAGGCAAATTACATCTGGTGTAATGCAAGACAGGTAGCCTACAAATTTTACCTTTCGCTAGGTTTTGAATTTATTTCTGACGAGTTCGAGGTCCCTGAGGTTGGTCCGCACAGACAGATGTACCTGAAAATTGTTTGA
- a CDS encoding phosphoglycerate kinase → MKTVDSLNFNNKRALVRVDFNVPLDAEFNITDDKRITAALPTIKKILNDGGSVVLMSHLGRPKEGPTNKFSLKHVVAHLSTLLGKEVQFADDCIGEDAKAKADALKAGEVLLIENLRFYKEEEKGDEAFAEKLAQLGQVYVNDAFGAAHRAHASTAVIAKFFPDAKYFGYLMASELENAEKVLNHASKPFTAIMGGSKVSDKILLIEKLLDKVDHLVVGGGMTYTFIKALGGSIGQSIVELDKLQLALDVIEKAKEKGVQLHLASDSVIADDFSESANIKIVPTNEIPDGWEGLDIGPETRERYAKVVLDSKTILWNGPMGVFEMNAFDKGTRAVADAIVEATKNGAFSLIGGGDSAAAIAKFGLENEVSYVSTGGGALLEYMEGKELPGVKAIQG, encoded by the coding sequence ATGAAAACTGTAGACAGCTTAAATTTTAATAATAAGAGAGCTCTTGTAAGGGTAGATTTTAATGTGCCTTTAGATGCCGAATTTAACATTACTGATGACAAAAGAATAACAGCAGCTTTACCAACTATTAAAAAAATTCTTAATGATGGTGGATCTGTTGTATTAATGTCGCATTTAGGCAGACCAAAAGAAGGTCCAACAAATAAATTTTCTTTAAAACACGTTGTTGCACACTTATCTACATTATTAGGTAAAGAGGTTCAATTTGCGGATGATTGTATTGGTGAAGATGCTAAGGCTAAAGCCGATGCTTTGAAAGCCGGAGAAGTTTTATTGATTGAAAACTTACGTTTTTACAAAGAAGAAGAAAAAGGTGATGAAGCTTTTGCAGAGAAATTGGCTCAATTAGGACAAGTTTATGTAAATGATGCTTTTGGAGCAGCGCACAGAGCACATGCTTCAACTGCCGTTATTGCTAAATTTTTTCCGGATGCAAAATATTTTGGCTATTTAATGGCCTCTGAATTAGAGAATGCAGAAAAGGTATTAAATCACGCTTCCAAACCATTTACAGCTATCATGGGCGGATCTAAAGTATCTGATAAAATTCTGTTAATCGAAAAATTGTTGGATAAAGTGGACCACCTGGTTGTTGGTGGCGGTATGACTTATACTTTTATCAAAGCTTTAGGCGGATCTATTGGTCAATCTATTGTTGAGTTAGACAAATTACAATTGGCTTTAGATGTGATTGAAAAAGCTAAAGAAAAAGGAGTGCAATTGCATTTAGCTTCTGATTCTGTTATTGCAGATGATTTTTCAGAATCAGCTAATATTAAAATTGTTCCTACCAACGAAATTCCTGATGGATGGGAAGGTCTTGATATTGGTCCAGAAACAAGAGAAAGATATGCTAAAGTAGTTTTAGATTCAAAAACTATTCTTTGGAATGGTCCAATGGGTGTTTTTGAAATGAATGCGTTTGATAAAGGAACAAGAGCTGTTGCAGATGCGATTGTAGAAGCTACAAAAAATGGTGCATTTTCTCTGATTGGTGGTGGAGACTCTGCTGCTGCTATTGCTAAATTTGGTTTAGAAAATGAAGTAAGCTACGTTTCTACTGGTGGTGGTGCTTTGTTAGAGTATATGGAAGGCAAAGAACTTCCGGGAGTAAAAGCTATCCAGGGATAA
- a CDS encoding DUF488 domain-containing protein, with protein sequence MSKIKIAIQRAYDAPAEEEESFRVLVDRLWPRGLKKENLELDFWAKDISPSAEVRKKYHSHPDDFAAFKKSYLKELESNPNLDFLTKELGKHKRIILLYASKDKEHNNAVVLKEFLEKKMG encoded by the coding sequence ATGTCAAAAATAAAAATAGCCATTCAAAGAGCTTATGACGCACCTGCGGAAGAAGAAGAATCTTTCCGGGTTTTGGTTGACCGACTTTGGCCACGGGGACTAAAGAAAGAAAATCTGGAACTTGATTTTTGGGCAAAAGATATAAGTCCTTCTGCAGAGGTGCGGAAGAAATATCATAGTCATCCTGATGATTTTGCAGCTTTTAAAAAAAGTTATTTAAAAGAACTGGAAAGTAATCCCAATTTGGATTTTCTTACAAAGGAGTTGGGGAAGCATAAGCGTATAATATTATTATATGCATCAAAGGATAAAGAACATAATAATGCAGTTGTTCTGAAAGAATTTTTAGAAAAAAAAATGGGTTAG
- a CDS encoding 2Fe-2S iron-sulfur cluster-binding protein, whose product MSMIIVIDQAERKKELEIPEGINLSLMEFLKAADYDIEASCGGIALCATCHIAVLEKEEQIPEPKEIELSMLDVLPHSETNSRLACQIRLNDIPDGMVIRIIGN is encoded by the coding sequence ATGTCCATGATAATTGTGATCGATCAAGCCGAAAGGAAAAAGGAATTGGAAATACCTGAAGGTATAAATCTGAGTCTGATGGAATTTTTGAAAGCCGCCGATTATGATATTGAAGCCAGCTGTGGAGGTATTGCCTTATGTGCGACCTGTCATATAGCTGTTTTAGAAAAAGAAGAGCAAATTCCGGAACCAAAGGAAATAGAATTATCTATGCTTGATGTCCTTCCTCATAGTGAAACTAACAGCAGGCTAGCTTGCCAGATTAGATTAAATGATATTCCCGACGGAATGGTTATCAGAATAATCGGAAATTAA